A DNA window from Methanobacterium sp. contains the following coding sequences:
- a CDS encoding CPBP family intramembrane glutamic endopeptidase, producing MKNVYKTGLIGYVLVMIFSVLTPVIFNNEQLQAFVIFPIILVLAYWTKMNGKELGLEFGSLRDYMWAILYPVSICSVIIVIALATGNINGIQYFDGTAGKIAYLFLYTLILAFATEEGFFRGWLFGILERGKINLKWILLLTALAFASWHLPLFFLSASFTMSMLPIYITGGVIGGLTFGLLRYISGSIIVSSFSHALWNTLVYILFGFGSTVGILGIQMTNIFSPESGLLGLAFGLVFLVILWFWASKKIGFSYPTEK from the coding sequence ATGAAAAATGTTTACAAAACGGGTTTAATTGGATATGTTTTGGTGATGATTTTTAGTGTACTTACACCAGTAATATTTAATAATGAACAACTTCAAGCGTTTGTAATATTCCCTATAATTTTAGTTTTAGCCTATTGGACTAAAATGAATGGTAAAGAGTTGGGTTTGGAGTTTGGAAGTTTAAGAGATTATATGTGGGCTATTTTGTATCCAGTAAGTATTTGTTCAGTGATTATTGTCATTGCATTGGCAACTGGGAATATTAATGGAATTCAATACTTTGATGGAACAGCTGGAAAAATTGCTTATCTTTTCCTGTATACACTTATATTAGCATTTGCCACTGAAGAAGGCTTTTTCAGAGGATGGCTTTTTGGAATACTGGAACGGGGCAAGATAAATCTTAAATGGATTCTTTTACTCACGGCGTTAGCATTTGCTTCTTGGCATTTACCTTTATTCTTCCTGAGCGCATCGTTCACGATGAGTATGCTTCCTATATACATTACTGGTGGGGTTATTGGAGGGCTGACCTTTGGACTCTTACGGTACATTTCAGGTTCTATAATTGTATCATCATTCTCCCATGCTCTCTGGAATACATTAGTTTATATTCTATTTGGTTTCGGCAGTACTGTTGGTATTTTGGGAATTCAAATGACTAACATATTTAGCCCTGAAAGTGGTTTGTTAGGATTGGCTTTTGGTTTAGTGTTCCTGGTTATTTTATGGTTCTGGGCCTCTAAAAAAATAGGTTTCAGTTATCCAACAGAAAAATAG